In a single window of the Acidobacteriota bacterium genome:
- the ggt gene encoding gamma-glutamyltransferase: MKTRKSFSFLLTLALLLSLITAPPSFKPVSSVDLLSSSEAASRPPVRAKHGMVSSVSEIASQVGVDVLKRGGNAVDAAVAVGLALAVVWPTAGNIGGGGFMVIRKADGTATTIDYREMAPAAAYRNVYLNEKGEYIKESSTFGHMAAGVPGTVAGFGYALEKYGTMKWADVVEPARKLAADGFPVWYQLETSLRASSRGLARNPESNRIFLRNGKHYETDEIFKQPDLAATLDRLIQNGPREFYEGKTAQLIEDSMKRANAKTAKGQLWMTVQDLNNYKPVERTPLRGKYRGHEIITMPPPSSGGIAMLQMLNILERYDLKKMGAGSAQSIHLMVEAMRRAFADRAEFLGDPDFVKVPVAGLISHAYADKLAATIDPNRASTSEQIKHGNPVAYESEQTTHFTIVDKDGNVVTNTYTLNGSYGSHVTVEGAGFLLNNEMDDLAPEPGKPNMYGLIQNEANAVAARKRPLSSMTPTIVLKDGKFWFALGSPGGPTIINTVMQTIINVVDHGMNIQQAIDWPRVHHQWMPDEIRYEPLGISPDTMQKLISMGHKFVERPGAMGDCEAVMIEDKTGVRLGGSDARPNGKSVGY, encoded by the coding sequence ATGAAAACCCGAAAAAGCTTCTCATTCCTTCTAACGCTGGCGCTGCTGCTTTCGCTGATTACAGCGCCGCCGTCGTTCAAACCAGTTTCTTCCGTTGACCTGCTTTCGTCTTCCGAAGCGGCATCGCGTCCGCCGGTTCGCGCCAAACACGGCATGGTGTCATCGGTCAGCGAAATCGCTTCGCAAGTCGGCGTGGACGTTTTGAAACGCGGCGGCAATGCGGTTGACGCGGCGGTTGCTGTTGGCCTGGCGCTGGCGGTGGTTTGGCCTACGGCGGGCAACATCGGCGGCGGGGGCTTTATGGTCATTCGCAAAGCCGACGGCACGGCAACGACGATTGATTACCGCGAAATGGCTCCGGCGGCGGCGTATCGCAACGTGTACTTAAACGAAAAAGGCGAATACATCAAAGAGTCTTCAACCTTTGGCCACATGGCTGCGGGCGTGCCGGGAACCGTGGCAGGCTTCGGGTACGCATTGGAAAAATACGGAACGATGAAATGGGCGGACGTGGTCGAACCGGCACGGAAACTGGCCGCAGACGGCTTTCCCGTCTGGTATCAGTTGGAAACCAGTTTGCGGGCTAGCAGCCGCGGGCTGGCGCGCAATCCTGAATCCAATCGTATTTTCCTGCGCAACGGCAAGCATTACGAAACGGATGAAATCTTCAAACAACCGGATTTGGCGGCGACGCTGGATCGGTTGATCCAAAACGGCCCGCGCGAATTTTATGAGGGTAAAACAGCGCAATTGATCGAAGACAGTATGAAACGCGCCAACGCCAAAACCGCCAAGGGGCAGTTATGGATGACGGTGCAGGATTTGAATAATTACAAACCGGTCGAACGCACGCCATTGCGTGGCAAATATCGCGGGCACGAAATCATCACCATGCCGCCGCCGTCGTCGGGCGGGATCGCGATGCTCCAAATGTTGAACATTCTGGAACGCTACGACCTGAAAAAGATGGGAGCGGGTTCGGCGCAATCCATTCACCTGATGGTCGAAGCCATGCGTCGTGCTTTCGCCGACCGCGCGGAGTTTCTGGGCGATCCGGATTTCGTCAAAGTGCCGGTCGCCGGTCTGATTTCGCACGCATACGCGGACAAGCTGGCCGCGACGATTGACCCGAATCGCGCTTCGACGTCCGAGCAAATCAAACACGGCAACCCGGTCGCCTACGAATCCGAACAAACCACCCACTTCACCATTGTGGACAAAGACGGCAATGTGGTGACGAATACCTACACCCTAAATGGCAGTTACGGCAGCCACGTTACGGTCGAAGGCGCGGGCTTTTTGCTCAATAACGAAATGGACGATCTGGCTCCGGAACCGGGCAAACCGAATATGTATGGGTTGATCCAGAACGAAGCCAATGCCGTCGCCGCCAGAAAGCGTCCGTTGTCTTCCATGACGCCGACCATCGTATTGAAAGATGGCAAATTCTGGTTCGCGTTGGGAAGCCCTGGTGGGCCGACGATCATCAACACCGTTATGCAAACGATCATTAACGTTGTGGATCACGGCATGAACATTCAGCAGGCGATTGACTGGCCGCGCGTTCATCATCAGTGGATGCCCGACGAAATCCGTTATGAACCACTCGGCATTTCGCCCGACACGATGCAGAAATTGATTTCGATGGGTCACAAATTCGTGGAACGTCCAGGCGCCATGGGCGATTGCGAAGCCGTCATGATTGAAGACAAAACCGGCGTCCGGTTAGGCGGCAGCGATGCCCGCCCCAATGGCAAGTCGGTTGGGTACTGA
- the ftcD gene encoding glutamate formimidoyltransferase: MKKIVECIPNFSEGQDAQKIELIASAIASVEGVAVLDRTMDADHNRSVITFAGEPQGVLLAAIRAAATAVELIDLNQHSGEHPRMGALDVLPFVPIKNVTMEECVDLARKAGERIAEELNIPVYLYEQAATRPDRVDLANIRRGGFEAIREEILFHPDRKPDFGPRQIHLTAGAMAVGARNPLIAFNINLATEDLAIAKQIAKAVRGSSGGLQNVKALAMQMAHRHQVQVSMNLVNYEATPIFRAFDLVKREAERYGVMIAGTEIVGLIPQAALNACGEFYLQIEDFSEDLVLENRLHAALADSFPEIGAGFKEDAAIEDSDTSESEPIPPAASTALTSIEQPQAGEIAAGKIAAGSLTPESGSFAAYAGILASELAETVAQNTASSKPSVADEVGVMLDRLEQLRADLQLALKEDVEGRERVLDAMVLPRETDAEKLARSMAIEQATKNAVAVPLRIAESAMQVLEILNELYEMGNAGVFSDLALSAQLAVTAIRGAAYNILPNVMNIGDHEFAEDCRAQIIDLLEGGSEVAMHIEDFFLRLYPSEN; encoded by the coding sequence ATGAAAAAGATCGTCGAGTGCATCCCCAATTTCAGCGAAGGGCAGGATGCCCAAAAGATCGAATTGATCGCTTCGGCCATCGCTTCGGTCGAAGGCGTTGCCGTGCTCGACCGGACAATGGATGCCGATCACAACCGTTCCGTCATCACGTTTGCGGGCGAACCGCAAGGTGTGTTGCTGGCGGCCATTCGCGCGGCAGCGACGGCAGTGGAATTGATTGATCTGAACCAACATTCCGGCGAGCATCCGCGAATGGGCGCGCTGGATGTGTTGCCATTCGTCCCCATCAAAAACGTGACGATGGAAGAATGTGTTGATCTGGCACGAAAAGCCGGTGAACGCATTGCGGAAGAGTTGAACATTCCGGTTTATCTTTACGAACAGGCGGCCACCAGGCCCGACAGGGTAGATCTGGCCAACATCCGGCGCGGCGGCTTTGAAGCCATTCGCGAGGAAATTCTGTTTCACCCCGACCGCAAACCGGATTTTGGCCCCAGGCAGATTCACCTAACCGCCGGGGCGATGGCCGTCGGCGCTCGCAATCCGTTAATCGCATTCAACATCAATTTGGCGACGGAAGATTTGGCCATCGCCAAACAGATCGCCAAAGCCGTTCGCGGCAGCAGCGGCGGGTTGCAAAACGTCAAAGCCCTGGCGATGCAGATGGCGCATCGGCATCAGGTTCAGGTTTCGATGAATCTGGTCAATTACGAAGCCACGCCCATCTTTCGCGCCTTCGATCTGGTCAAACGCGAAGCCGAACGATACGGCGTAATGATCGCCGGGACTGAAATCGTCGGCCTGATTCCGCAAGCCGCGCTCAACGCCTGCGGCGAGTTTTACCTGCAAATTGAAGATTTCAGCGAAGACTTGGTGCTGGAAAACCGGCTCCATGCCGCGTTGGCCGACAGCTTTCCGGAAATCGGCGCTGGTTTCAAAGAAGACGCCGCAATCGAAGATTCCGACACATCGGAATCCGAACCCATCCCGCCCGCAGCTTCAACCGCCCTGACCAGCATCGAACAACCTCAGGCTGGCGAAATCGCTGCGGGGAAAATTGCCGCCGGAAGTTTAACGCCGGAAAGCGGCAGCTTTGCCGCGTACGCAGGAATTCTGGCCTCCGAATTGGCGGAAACAGTTGCTCAAAATACAGCCAGCAGTAAACCTTCGGTCGCGGATGAAGTCGGCGTGATGCTGGATCGGCTGGAACAGCTCCGCGCTGATTTGCAATTGGCGTTGAAAGAAGATGTCGAAGGCCGAGAGCGCGTATTGGACGCGATGGTTTTGCCACGCGAAACCGACGCCGAAAAATTGGCGCGTTCGATGGCCATTGAACAAGCGACCAAAAATGCTGTTGCTGTGCCGCTCAGAATCGCCGAAAGCGCCATGCAGGTGCTGGAAATCTTGAACGAATTGTACGAAATGGGCAACGCGGGCGTCTTTTCAGACCTGGCGCTGAGCGCCCAACTGGCGGTGACGGCAATTCGCGGTGCGGCTTACAACATCCTGCCCAACGTCATGAACATTGGCGACCACGAATTCGCGGAAGATTGCCGCGCACAGATCATTGACTTGCTGGAAGGCGGCAGCGAAGTCGCCATGCACATCGAAGATTTCTTTCTGCGCCTTTACCCTTCGGAAAATTGA
- a CDS encoding S9 family peptidase, translated as MFIQRLSRAFLIVAALAMAVSAQTTKRPLKLDDIPRFRDVRDPQLSPDGQTVAFVVSQIDAKEDKSSAHIWMVGYDGKGERQITSGQESESAPRFSPDGKYLAFTSSRKGPAKGNQVWLLDRSGGEATQLTNVKGRLQGYEWSPDSKRLALVVGDPDPEAEANAAATEAGGKPKPPKPIVLDRYKFKQDVQGYLTSGRHSYIYLFDIETKKLDRLTAAKADESSPSWSPDGSRIAFFSNHAPDPDREPDGQLFVAEAKAGATEKLLTTSANRVGRGRFEWSPDGKWITFTESDEKKWGAYSMDHLLIVAADGSAAPKRLPTVEALDRGVSSPKFSADGKAILFTVTDNRSVYPMQVTLASGKVDKLLTPPVVISSWDMAANHSVVLSGGDSKSTDVCAFEDGKLRQLTHLNDALFAEFDLGQTEEIGFKSKDGTDVYGLLTYPVGYVKGTKVPMLLRIHGGPNGQDQHTFSFERQLFAANGYAVLAVNYRGSAGRGQKFSRSIFADWGHYEVEDLHAGVDHVVKMGVADPDKLGVGGWSYGGILTDYLIASDTRFKAATSGAGTAFTVSYYGVDHYIIQYDNEIGPPWNPKSWETYQKLSYPFLHADRIKTPTLFLGGEKDFNVPISGGEQMYQALRSLGVETQLVIYPNEFHGIQRPSYVRDRYERYLAWYEKYLKKTPAPVSASSAAKVER; from the coding sequence ATGTTTATCCAACGACTATCCCGCGCCTTCCTAATTGTTGCGGCTTTGGCAATGGCGGTGTCGGCGCAGACGACCAAACGCCCGTTGAAACTGGACGACATTCCGCGTTTTCGCGATGTTCGCGATCCGCAACTTTCGCCCGACGGCCAAACCGTGGCGTTTGTCGTGTCGCAGATTGACGCCAAAGAAGACAAAAGCTCGGCGCATATCTGGATGGTGGGGTACGATGGAAAAGGCGAACGCCAGATCACTTCGGGTCAGGAAAGTGAATCGGCTCCGCGTTTCAGCCCCGATGGCAAATACCTTGCGTTCACATCGTCGCGAAAGGGCCCCGCCAAAGGCAATCAGGTTTGGCTGCTTGACCGCAGCGGCGGCGAAGCCACTCAGTTGACCAACGTCAAAGGTCGTTTGCAGGGCTATGAATGGTCGCCGGATTCCAAACGGCTGGCTTTAGTCGTGGGCGATCCTGACCCGGAAGCCGAAGCCAACGCGGCGGCAACGGAAGCGGGCGGCAAGCCCAAACCGCCGAAACCTATCGTGCTTGACCGGTACAAATTCAAACAGGATGTGCAGGGGTATCTGACCTCCGGTCGCCACAGCTACATTTACCTGTTCGACATTGAAACCAAAAAACTCGACCGGTTGACGGCGGCAAAAGCCGACGAATCATCGCCTTCGTGGTCGCCGGACGGATCGCGCATCGCGTTTTTCAGCAATCATGCTCCTGATCCCGACCGGGAACCGGACGGGCAGTTGTTCGTCGCCGAAGCCAAAGCGGGTGCGACGGAAAAACTGCTGACCACGTCGGCAAATCGCGTTGGACGTGGCCGTTTTGAATGGAGCCCGGACGGCAAATGGATCACCTTCACGGAAAGCGATGAAAAGAAATGGGGTGCCTACAGCATGGATCATCTGCTGATTGTCGCCGCCGACGGCAGCGCCGCTCCGAAACGGTTGCCGACGGTGGAAGCATTGGATCGCGGCGTTTCTTCGCCGAAATTCAGCGCCGACGGCAAAGCAATCCTGTTCACCGTAACCGACAACCGTTCGGTGTATCCGATGCAGGTCACGCTGGCCAGCGGCAAGGTAGACAAGTTGCTGACTCCACCGGTTGTCATTTCCAGTTGGGATATGGCAGCGAATCATTCGGTCGTGCTTTCGGGCGGAGATTCAAAATCCACAGATGTTTGCGCGTTTGAAGATGGCAAGCTCCGCCAACTCACGCATCTGAACGATGCGCTGTTTGCCGAATTCGATCTGGGCCAAACCGAAGAGATTGGCTTCAAAAGCAAAGATGGAACGGATGTGTACGGCTTGCTGACGTATCCGGTTGGTTACGTCAAAGGGACCAAAGTTCCGATGCTGTTGCGCATTCACGGCGGGCCGAATGGACAGGATCAACACACGTTCAGCTTTGAACGGCAATTGTTTGCCGCCAACGGCTACGCGGTGTTGGCGGTGAATTATCGCGGCAGCGCCGGCCGAGGCCAGAAGTTTTCACGTTCGATTTTTGCCGATTGGGGGCATTACGAAGTCGAGGATTTGCACGCCGGAGTGGATCACGTCGTCAAAATGGGCGTCGCCGACCCGGACAAACTCGGCGTTGGCGGGTGGAGTTATGGCGGCATTCTGACCGATTACCTGATCGCCAGCGACACGCGGTTCAAAGCGGCGACCAGCGGCGCAGGGACTGCCTTCACCGTTTCGTATTACGGCGTTGACCATTACATTATCCAGTACGACAACGAAATCGGCCCGCCCTGGAATCCGAAATCGTGGGAAACGTACCAGAAACTGTCATACCCGTTTTTGCATGCCGACCGCATCAAAACGCCGACGCTGTTTCTGGGAGGCGAAAAGGATTTCAATGTGCCGATTTCCGGCGGCGAGCAGATGTACCAGGCGCTGAGAAGCCTGGGCGTTGAGACCCAACTGGTAATTTACCCGAATGAATTTCACGGTATTCAACGGCCCAGTTACGTCCGTGACCGATATGAACGGTATCTGGCCTGGTACGAAAAATACCTGAAGAAAACACCGGCTCCCGTTTCCGCTTCAAGCGCCGCCAAAGTCGAACGGTAA
- a CDS encoding sugar phosphate isomerase/epimerase encodes MNTISRRNLLKTGALTAAALPLAKLEGRSAVRAAAETDRWHGLKIGVATYTFREWPIEETIKGLQRADVKYISIKNVKNHVDLSHTPEERKARTKMFRDAGMIPMSVGNVSMRSGEAGIRQAFEFAKEVGVPTIVCAPSLDAIPILDKMVKEFDIKLAIHNHGPEDKGFFPSPYDVWKAVEKYDKRIGLCIDVGHTARAGVDPAEAIVKCRERLYDLHLKDISALGNRNTPIEAGRGILNLTAILSALLKINYQGLAGFEYEKDGKDPLAGLTESLGYTKGLLAGLK; translated from the coding sequence ATGAATACCATCTCTCGACGTAACCTGCTCAAAACTGGCGCACTGACCGCCGCAGCTTTGCCACTTGCAAAATTGGAAGGGCGCTCCGCCGTCCGCGCCGCCGCCGAAACTGACCGCTGGCACGGATTGAAAATCGGCGTCGCCACCTATACGTTTCGCGAATGGCCGATTGAAGAAACGATCAAGGGTTTGCAACGCGCGGACGTGAAGTACATTTCGATCAAAAACGTCAAAAATCACGTTGACCTGTCGCACACGCCAGAAGAGCGCAAAGCGCGCACGAAGATGTTCCGCGATGCCGGAATGATTCCGATGAGCGTGGGCAATGTTTCGATGCGTTCCGGCGAAGCAGGCATTCGCCAGGCATTTGAATTTGCCAAAGAGGTTGGCGTTCCGACAATCGTTTGCGCGCCCAGCCTCGACGCGATTCCGATTCTGGACAAGATGGTCAAAGAATTCGACATCAAACTGGCCATTCACAATCACGGGCCGGAAGACAAGGGCTTCTTCCCTTCACCGTATGACGTTTGGAAGGCCGTCGAAAAATACGACAAACGCATCGGCCTGTGCATTGACGTTGGCCACACGGCGCGGGCGGGCGTTGATCCGGCGGAAGCCATCGTCAAATGCCGCGAACGGTTGTACGACCTGCACCTGAAAGACATTTCCGCGCTCGGCAACCGAAACACGCCGATTGAAGCCGGACGCGGCATCCTGAACCTGACAGCAATCCTGAGCGCGCTACTCAAGATCAACTATCAGGGTTTGGCCGGATTCGAGTATGAAAAAGACGGCAAAGACCCGCTGGCCGGATTGACCGAATCGCTCGGTTACACCAAAGGACTGCTGGCTGGACTGAAGTAA
- the xylB gene encoding xylulokinase translates to MSEYFIGIDSGTQSTKTILLDAETGQVVASASHHYDLIEGLPAGHKEQNPADWIAAIRYGIKTVLESSGIDAAAVKGIGVSGQQHGFVALDEHDHVIRPAKLWCDTSTSVECEAIIDALGGLEKTIETVGNGVPAGFTASKILWLKQHEPEHFARLRLVLLPHDYINFWLTGRKTMECGDASGTALLDVRNRVWSKAAIDAIDHRVAQMLPELIASDDIAGTLREDLADEFGLSKGVIVSSGGGDNMMGAIGTGNVAPGVVTVSLGTSGTIYACAEHPVIDPQGEVAAFCDSTGKWLPLVCTMNVTVATEMVRERFNLSHDELSKAAASVPAGNDGLMLIPFFEGERTPNSPDGTGVYFGLRDKTFSIAHFARAAMEGTTLGLNYGLNRLRELGINPTEIRATGGGAKSPVWRQILADVFNAEVVCVASEEGAAVGAAVQAIWAYQKQLGQPVGIEDLCARYIALDETTRAKPETKQRVPLYAQMQALHDQIVRDLKSAFTAHRQLIQS, encoded by the coding sequence ATGAGCGAATACTTCATCGGCATAGACAGCGGTACGCAAAGCACCAAAACCATTTTGCTCGATGCTGAAACCGGCCAGGTCGTCGCTAGCGCGAGCCACCATTACGATTTGATCGAAGGCCTACCCGCCGGGCATAAAGAACAGAATCCGGCGGATTGGATTGCCGCTATTCGGTATGGCATTAAAACCGTGCTGGAAAGTTCCGGCATTGACGCTGCGGCGGTCAAAGGCATTGGCGTTTCCGGCCAGCAGCATGGCTTTGTGGCGCTGGATGAACACGATCATGTCATTCGTCCGGCCAAGTTATGGTGTGACACTTCGACCAGCGTGGAATGCGAAGCGATCATTGACGCGCTCGGCGGACTCGAAAAGACGATTGAAACGGTCGGCAATGGCGTTCCGGCGGGCTTCACGGCATCCAAAATTCTGTGGCTGAAACAGCACGAACCGGAACACTTTGCGCGGCTGCGCTTGGTGTTACTGCCGCACGATTACATCAATTTCTGGCTGACCGGGCGCAAAACGATGGAATGCGGCGACGCTTCCGGCACTGCGCTGCTGGATGTTCGCAATCGCGTTTGGTCAAAAGCCGCGATTGACGCAATTGATCACAGAGTTGCCCAAATGCTGCCAGAGTTGATCGCTTCGGATGACATCGCTGGAACCTTGCGCGAAGACCTTGCCGACGAATTCGGGTTAAGCAAAGGCGTGATCGTCAGTTCTGGCGGCGGCGACAACATGATGGGCGCTATCGGGACCGGCAACGTCGCGCCGGGCGTCGTCACCGTCAGCCTGGGAACTTCGGGAACGATTTACGCTTGCGCGGAACATCCGGTGATTGATCCGCAGGGCGAAGTCGCAGCGTTTTGTGATTCGACCGGTAAATGGCTGCCGCTGGTTTGTACAATGAACGTGACGGTCGCGACGGAAATGGTGCGCGAACGGTTCAACCTGTCGCACGATGAATTGTCGAAAGCCGCAGCTTCCGTTCCGGCAGGCAATGACGGATTGATGCTGATTCCCTTCTTTGAAGGCGAACGCACGCCGAATTCACCGGACGGCACAGGCGTGTATTTCGGCTTGCGAGACAAAACGTTTTCCATCGCGCACTTTGCGCGCGCAGCGATGGAAGGAACGACGCTGGGGCTGAATTACGGCTTGAACAGGTTGCGCGAACTCGGCATTAACCCGACGGAAATTCGCGCGACGGGCGGCGGAGCGAAAAGTCCCGTTTGGCGGCAAATTCTGGCCGACGTGTTCAACGCCGAAGTCGTCTGCGTCGCCAGCGAGGAAGGCGCGGCGGTCGGTGCAGCGGTGCAAGCCATCTGGGCGTATCAAAAACAACTCGGGCAACCGGTCGGCATTGAAGACCTGTGCGCTCGTTACATCGCATTGGACGAAACCACGCGCGCAAAGCCTGAAACCAAACAACGCGTTCCGCTGTATGCACAAATGCAGGCTTTACATGACCAAATTGTGCGGGATTTGAAGTCCGCTTTCACCGCACATCGGCAACTCATTCAATCTTAA
- a CDS encoding zinc ribbon domain-containing protein, giving the protein METTFCQSCGTQIQDISIKFCASCGTQVVWPNSQIGESTPLTISPTNLPTGRLQNEVRLLDKYNDEIDGLKDQLAEADPQTSKRIQGQLEQKMQIYWKQVQLVQSQFPDAIDGHLHEAAFYTFQALIKLFSAGLMRRMSARSSNAAIGIATGLIAKQQEKSNAMQSLGILDKALSIYDYPGARFAKAGIYQLLGQNPQALVELNYIIANFPDDDVYVLARELKDEIENPPKKGMCFVATAAYGSPLAPEVILLSRYRDEVLLPSKLGALFVALYYLISPPLAALIARIDFLRAMTRNWLLAPIIHFLRRKKTKS; this is encoded by the coding sequence ATGGAAACGACGTTCTGTCAAAGCTGTGGAACTCAAATACAAGATATCAGTATTAAATTTTGCGCGAGTTGTGGCACACAAGTAGTATGGCCTAACTCTCAAATTGGAGAATCAACGCCTCTAACTATTTCCCCAACGAATCTTCCGACTGGGAGATTGCAAAACGAAGTTCGCTTACTTGATAAATACAATGATGAAATTGATGGGCTGAAAGACCAGTTAGCTGAAGCTGACCCACAAACCTCAAAACGTATTCAGGGACAACTTGAGCAAAAAATGCAGATTTACTGGAAGCAAGTTCAACTTGTTCAATCGCAATTCCCAGATGCCATTGATGGCCACTTACACGAAGCCGCCTTCTACACTTTCCAAGCCTTAATAAAACTTTTTTCTGCTGGCTTGATGCGGAGAATGTCTGCGAGGTCTAGTAATGCAGCGATTGGCATAGCAACAGGCTTGATTGCGAAACAGCAAGAGAAAAGCAACGCCATGCAATCGTTAGGTATACTTGATAAAGCGCTAAGCATTTACGATTATCCTGGAGCAAGATTTGCAAAAGCTGGTATTTACCAGCTTTTGGGACAAAACCCGCAAGCCCTCGTCGAACTCAATTACATCATTGCCAACTTTCCAGATGACGACGTTTATGTTTTAGCGCGTGAACTGAAAGATGAAATCGAAAATCCTCCGAAGAAAGGAATGTGTTTTGTTGCTACAGCCGCTTACGGTTCGCCGCTTGCACCAGAGGTTATCCTGCTGAGTCGCTACAGGGATGAGGTTTTGCTTCCGTCTAAGCTTGGCGCACTTTTTGTGGCTCTGTACTATCTGATTTCCCCACCGCTAGCAGCACTTATTGCACGAATAGACTTTCTTCGAGCGATGACAAGAAATTGGTTACTTGCGCCAATAATCCATTTTCTGAGACGCAAGAAGACAAAATCATAA
- a CDS encoding formate/nitrite transporter family protein: MLIVNLIGTFFFALVAAKTQMIGTEFKQSLLRLGEEGTFGGFWLVTYRAIYAGWLIALMAWLVASTRETVAQILLIWISTAPISALGFRHSIAGATEAFYRAFDGASGWAWAINEFIIPAVLGNIVGGFLFVALINHRQVAADRAASEAKEDRR; this comes from the coding sequence GTGCTGATCGTCAATTTGATTGGAACCTTCTTCTTCGCCCTTGTCGCAGCCAAAACCCAAATGATAGGGACAGAGTTCAAACAATCGTTGCTGAGGTTGGGAGAAGAAGGCACGTTTGGCGGGTTCTGGTTGGTCACTTATCGAGCGATTTACGCCGGATGGTTGATTGCGCTGATGGCCTGGCTGGTGGCTTCGACGCGCGAAACGGTCGCGCAAATCCTGCTCATCTGGATTTCGACCGCGCCCATTTCCGCGCTTGGCTTCCGCCACTCCATTGCGGGCGCGACCGAAGCCTTTTACCGCGCATTCGACGGAGCTTCCGGCTGGGCTTGGGCCATCAACGAATTCATCATTCCGGCAGTCTTAGGAAATATTGTCGGCGGATTCCTGTTCGTCGCCCTAATCAACCACAGACAAGTCGCCGCCGACCGGGCAGCCTCAGAGGCGAAAGAAGATCGCCGATGA
- a CDS encoding fumarylacetoacetate hydrolase family protein: MRITQFKTKASEEARLGLLSNDVIVDITDIAATTKDFINKGAAAIHAAKNVNAKTAYAPDAVEYLPAVTPGKVIAIGRNYHDHAIEGGSEPPSSPLIFTKFTNSVNAHNAKVTLHSISEKIDFEAELAVVIGKKASKVSEADALDYVFGYACLNDVSARDLQFADGQWVRGKGLDGFCPIGPFVVTKDEIADPQTLKIEGILNGEVMQSSNTDKMIFKVAYLIHYITQAITLEPGDVIATGTPEGVGVFRNPPVLLKDGDVFDVVIENVGTLHNTFVKA, translated from the coding sequence ATGAGAATCACACAATTCAAAACCAAAGCATCCGAAGAAGCCCGGTTGGGCTTGCTCAGCAACGATGTGATCGTAGACATCACCGACATCGCTGCGACAACCAAAGACTTTATCAACAAAGGCGCTGCGGCGATTCACGCGGCAAAAAACGTCAACGCCAAAACGGCTTACGCGCCGGACGCGGTGGAATATCTACCAGCCGTTACGCCCGGCAAAGTCATCGCCATCGGTCGCAACTACCACGACCATGCCATCGAAGGCGGCAGCGAACCTCCGTCCTCTCCGCTGATCTTCACGAAGTTCACCAACTCCGTGAACGCGCACAACGCCAAAGTCACGCTGCATTCGATCAGCGAAAAAATTGATTTCGAAGCCGAACTGGCAGTCGTCATTGGCAAGAAAGCCAGCAAAGTCAGCGAAGCGGACGCGCTGGATTATGTTTTCGGTTATGCCTGTCTGAACGACGTGTCGGCGCGCGATCTGCAATTCGCCGACGGCCAATGGGTTCGTGGCAAAGGCCTGGACGGTTTTTGTCCAATCGGCCCATTTGTCGTCACCAAAGACGAGATCGCCGATCCGCAAACCCTGAAGATCGAAGGCATCTTAAACGGCGAAGTCATGCAGTCATCGAACACCGACAAGATGATTTTCAAAGTGGCGTATCTGATTCATTACATCACCCAGGCCATCACGCTGGAACCCGGCGATGTGATTGCCACCGGCACGCCGGAAGGCGTCGGTGTGTTCCGCAATCCACCCGTCCTACTGAAAGACGGTGATGTGTTTGATGTCGTGATTGAAAATGTCGGCACGTTACACAACACGTTCGTCAAAGCCTAG